A region of Saimiri boliviensis isolate mSaiBol1 chromosome 8, mSaiBol1.pri, whole genome shotgun sequence DNA encodes the following proteins:
- the AMIGO3 gene encoding amphoterin-induced protein 3, producing the protein MTWLVLLGALLCMLRVGSSTPDSEGFPPRMPHNCPYKCVCAADLLSCTGLGLQDVPAAFPAATADLDLSHNALQRLRPGWLAPLLQLRALHLGHNELDALGRGVFANASSLRLLDLSSNALRSLGRHDLDGLGALEKLLLFNNRLVHLDKHAFHSLRALNHLYLGCNELASFSFDHLHGLSATHLLTLDLSSNRLGHISVPELAALPAFLKNGLYLHNNPLPCDCRFYQLLQRWHQRGLSAVRDFAREYTCLAFKVPASRVRFFQHSRVFENCSSASALGLERPEEHLHALVGRSLRLYCNTSVPAMRIAWVSPQQELLRAPGSRDGSIAVLADGSLAIGNVQEQHAGLFVCLATGPLLHHNQTHEYNVSVHFPRPEPEAFNTSFTTLLGCAVGLVLVLLYLFAPPCRCCRRTCCCRCWPRTPSPLHELSAQSSVLSTTPPDATSRKASVHKHVVFLEPGRRGLNGRVQLAVAEDFDICNPRGLQLKASSESASSIGSEGFMTT; encoded by the coding sequence ATGACCTGGCTGGTGCTGCTGGGCGCACTGCTCTGCATGCTGCGCGTTGGGTCAAGCACCCCAGACTCCGAGGGTTTCCCGCCCCGTATGCCCCACAACTGCCCCTACAAATGCGTCTGCGCTGCTGACTTGCTGAGCTGCACTGGCCTAGGGTTGCAGGACGTGCCGGCCGCGTTCCCTGCCGCTACTGCGGACCTCGACCTAAGCCACAACGCACTCCAGCGCCTGCGACCCGGATGGTTGGCACCCCTCTTACAGCTTCGCGCCCTGCACCTAGGCCATAACGAACTAGATGCGCTGGGTCGCGGCGTCTTCGCCAATGCCAGCAGCCTGAGACTGCTGGATCTATCATCTAACGCGTTGCGGTCGCTTGGCCGCCACGATCTCGACGGGCTGGGGGCGCTGGAGAAGCTGCTTCTGTTCAATAACCGCCTGGTACACTTGGACAAGCATGCCTTCCACAGCCTGAGAGCACTCAACCATCTCTACCTGGGCTGCAACGAACTCGCCTCCTTCTCTTTCGACCACTTGCACGGTCTGAGCGCCACCCACCTGCTTACTCTGGACCTCTCCTCCAACCGACTGGGACACATCTCCGTACCTGAGCTGGCCGCGCTGCCAGCTTTCCTCAAGAACGGCCTCTACTTGCACAACAACCCATTGCCCTGCGACTGCCGCTTCTACCAACTGCTACAGCGCTGGCACCAGCGGGGCCTGAGCGCCGTACGCGACTTTGCGCGCGAGTACACATGCTTAGCCTTCAAGGTACCCGCGTCCCGTGTGCGCTTCTTCCAGCACAGCCGTGTCTTTGAGAACTGCTCGTCGGCCTCAGCTCTTGGCCTAGAGCGGCCAGAAGAGCACCTGCACGCGCTGGTGGGTCGGTCCCTGAGGCTTTACTGCAACACCAGCGTCCCGGCCATGCGCATTGCCTGGGTTTCCCCGCAGCAGGAGCTGCTCAGGGCACCAGGATCCCGCGATGGCAGCATCGCAGTGCTGGCTGATGGCAGCTTGGCTATAGGTAACGTGCAGGAGCAGCATGCAGGACTCTTCGTGTGCTTGGCCACTGGGCCCCTCCTGCATCACAACCAGACGCACGAGTACAACGTGAGCGTGCACTTCCCGCGCCCAGAGCCCGAGGCTTTCAACACAAGCTTCACCACGCTGCTGGGCTGTGCCGTGGGCCTGGTGCTTGTACTGCTCTACCTGTTTGCCCCACCCTGCCGCTGCTGCCGCCGTACCTGCTGTTGCCGCTGCTGGCCCCGAACACCCAGCCCACTCCATGAACTGAGCGCACAGTCCTCAGTGCTCAGCACCACACCACCAGACGCAACCAGCCGCAAGGCCAGCGTCCACAAGCACGTGGTCTTTCTGGAGCCAGGCCGGAGGGGCCTCAATGGCCGAGTGCAGCTGGCAGTAGCCGAGGACTTCGATATCTGCAACCCTAGGGGCCTGCAGCTGAAGGCTAGTTCTGAGTCCGCAAGCTCCATAGGCTCCGAAGGTTTCATGACAACCTAG
- the GMPPB gene encoding mannose-1-phosphate guanylyltransferase catalytic subunit beta isoform X1 yields the protein MKALILVGGYGTRLRPLTLSTPKPLVDFCNKPILLHQVEALAAAGVDHVILAVSYMSQVLEKEMKAQEQRLGIRISMSHEEEPLGTAGPLALARDLLSETADPFFVLNSDVICDFPFQAMVQFHRHHGQEGSILVTKVEEPSKYGVVVCEADTGRIHRFVEKPQVFVSNKINAGMYILSPAVLQRIQLQPTSIEKEVFPVMAKEGQLYAMELQGFWMDIGQPKDFLTGMCLFLQSLRQKQPERLCSGPGIVGNVLVDPSARIGQNCSIGPNVSLGPGVVVEDGVCIRRCTVLRDARIRSHSWLESCIVGWRCRVGQWVSLWTGLCGERGGRRAGEGQEKGGECARIPDRAYPLLEVRMENVTVLGEDVIVNDELYLNGASVLPHKSIGESVPEPRIIM from the exons ATGAAGGCCCTGATTTTAGTGGGGGGCTATGGGACGCGGCTACGGCCGCTGACGCTGAGCACCCCGAAGCCACTGGTGGACTTCTGCAATAAGCCCATCTTGCTGCACCAAGTGGAGGCGCTGGCCGCG GCAGGCGTGGACCACGTGATCCTGGCCGTGAGCTACATGTCGCAGGTGCTggagaaggaaatgaaggcacaggagcagagg CTGGGAATCCGAATCTCCATGTCCCATGAAGAGGAGCCTTTGGGGACAG CTGGGCCCCTGGCACTGGCCCGTGACCTACTCTCCGAGACTGCAGACCCTTTCTTCGTCCTCAACAGTGATGTGATCTGCGATTTCCCCTTCCAAGCCATGGTGCAGTTCCACCGGCACCATGGCCAGGAGGGCTCCATCCTG GTGACCAAGGTGGAGGAACCCTCCAAGTATGGTGTTGTGGTGTGTGAGGCTGACACAGGCCGCATTCACCGGTTCGTGGAGAAGCCGCAGGTGTTTGTGTCCAATAAGATCAATGCAGGCATGTACATCCTGAGCCCTGCGGTGCTGCAGCGCATCCAG CTGCAGCCTACGTCCATTGAGAAGGAGGTCTTCCCTGTTATGGCCAAGGAAGGGCAGCTATATGCCATGGAGTTGCAGG GCTTCTGGATGGACATTGGGCAGCCCAAGGACTTCCTCACTGGCATGTGCCTCTTCCTGCAGTCACTGAGGCAGAAGCAGCCTGAGCGGCTGTGCTCAGGCCCTGGCATTGTGGGCAACGTGCTGGTG GATCCAAGTGCTCGCATCGGCCAGAACTGCAGCATTGGCCCCAACGTAAGCCTAggacctggtgtggtggtggaggATGGTGTATGTATCCGGCGGTGTACGGTGCTGCGGGATGCCCGTATCCGCTCCCACTCCTGGCTTGAGTCCTGCATTGTGGGCTGGCGCTGCCGCGTGGGCCAGTGGGTAAGCCTGTGGACTGGGCTATGTGGGGAGAGGGGCGGGAGAAGGGCGggagaagggcaggagaagggCGGGGAATGTGCCCGCATCCCTGACAGGGCCTATCCTCTCCTGGAGGTTCGCATGGAGAATGTGACAGTGCTGGGTGAGGACGTCATAGTTAATGACGAGCTCTACCTCAACGGAGCCAGCGTGCTACCCCACAAGTCTATTGGCGAGTCAGTGCCAGAGCCTCGTATCATCATGTAA
- the GMPPB gene encoding mannose-1-phosphate guanylyltransferase catalytic subunit beta isoform X2, translated as MKALILVGGYGTRLRPLTLSTPKPLVDFCNKPILLHQVEALAAAGVDHVILAVSYMSQVLEKEMKAQEQRLGIRISMSHEEEPLGTAGPLALARDLLSETADPFFVLNSDVICDFPFQAMVQFHRHHGQEGSILVTKVEEPSKYGVVVCEADTGRIHRFVEKPQVFVSNKINAGMYILSPAVLQRIQLQPTSIEKEVFPVMAKEGQLYAMELQGFWMDIGQPKDFLTGMCLFLQSLRQKQPERLCSGPGIVGNVLVDPSARIGQNCSIGPNVSLGPGVVVEDGVCIRRCTVLRDARIRSHSWLESCIVGWRCRVGQWVRMENVTVLGEDVIVNDELYLNGASVLPHKSIGESVPEPRIIM; from the exons ATGAAGGCCCTGATTTTAGTGGGGGGCTATGGGACGCGGCTACGGCCGCTGACGCTGAGCACCCCGAAGCCACTGGTGGACTTCTGCAATAAGCCCATCTTGCTGCACCAAGTGGAGGCGCTGGCCGCG GCAGGCGTGGACCACGTGATCCTGGCCGTGAGCTACATGTCGCAGGTGCTggagaaggaaatgaaggcacaggagcagagg CTGGGAATCCGAATCTCCATGTCCCATGAAGAGGAGCCTTTGGGGACAG CTGGGCCCCTGGCACTGGCCCGTGACCTACTCTCCGAGACTGCAGACCCTTTCTTCGTCCTCAACAGTGATGTGATCTGCGATTTCCCCTTCCAAGCCATGGTGCAGTTCCACCGGCACCATGGCCAGGAGGGCTCCATCCTG GTGACCAAGGTGGAGGAACCCTCCAAGTATGGTGTTGTGGTGTGTGAGGCTGACACAGGCCGCATTCACCGGTTCGTGGAGAAGCCGCAGGTGTTTGTGTCCAATAAGATCAATGCAGGCATGTACATCCTGAGCCCTGCGGTGCTGCAGCGCATCCAG CTGCAGCCTACGTCCATTGAGAAGGAGGTCTTCCCTGTTATGGCCAAGGAAGGGCAGCTATATGCCATGGAGTTGCAGG GCTTCTGGATGGACATTGGGCAGCCCAAGGACTTCCTCACTGGCATGTGCCTCTTCCTGCAGTCACTGAGGCAGAAGCAGCCTGAGCGGCTGTGCTCAGGCCCTGGCATTGTGGGCAACGTGCTGGTG GATCCAAGTGCTCGCATCGGCCAGAACTGCAGCATTGGCCCCAACGTAAGCCTAggacctggtgtggtggtggaggATGGTGTATGTATCCGGCGGTGTACGGTGCTGCGGGATGCCCGTATCCGCTCCCACTCCTGGCTTGAGTCCTGCATTGTGGGCTGGCGCTGCCGCGTGGGCCAGTGG GTTCGCATGGAGAATGTGACAGTGCTGGGTGAGGACGTCATAGTTAATGACGAGCTCTACCTCAACGGAGCCAGCGTGCTACCCCACAAGTCTATTGGCGAGTCAGTGCCAGAGCCTCGTATCATCATGTAA